The genomic segment CCTGATTCCCGACGACGTCACGATCCAGGTGCTGACGCAGGCGCGGGAGCACCTCATCGAGCGCACCTACGAGTCGATCGCCGGCGCCAAGCAGGCGATCGTCCACCTGTACAACTCCACGAGCGTGCTCCAGCGTGACGTCGTCTTCCGCACCGACCGCCAGGGCATCATCGACATCGCCCTCGAGGGTGCGCGCCTGTGCCGCGAGTTCGAGAAGCGCATCCCCGAGACCCGGGTCTTCTACGAGTACTCGCCCGAGAGCTACACCGGCACCGAGCTCGAGTTCGCCCTCGAGGTCTGCAACCAGGTGATCGAGATCTTCGAGCCGACATCCGAGCGCAAGGTCATCATCAACCTGCCGGCGACCGTCGAGATGGCGACACCGAACGTCTACGCCGACTCGATCGAGTGGATGAGCCGGCGCCTGGCCCACCGTGAGAACGTCATCCTGTCTCTGCACCCGCACAACGACCGCGGCACCGCGATCGCCGCGGCGGAGCTGGGTTACATGGCCGGCGCCGACCGCATCGAGGGATGCCTGTTCGGCAACGGCGAGCGCACCGGCAACGTGGACCTGGTGGCGCTCGGCATCAATCTGCTCACGCAGGGCGTCGACCCGCAGATCGACTTCAGCGACATCGACCAGGTCAAGCGCACCGTCGAGTACTGCAATCAGCTGCCCGTGCACGAGCGCAGCCCCTGGGCGGGCGACCTCGTGTTCACCGCGTTCAGCGGCTCGCACCAGGACGCGATCAAGAAGGGCTTCGAGGCGATGGAAGCCCGCGCCGCCGCTGCCGGCGTCACCGTGGACGACATCGACTGGGCTGTCCCGTACCTGCCCATCGACCCGAAGGATCTGGGCCGCTCGTACGAGGCCGTCATCCGTGTCAACTCCCAGTCGGGCAAGGGCGGCGTGGCTTATCTGCTGAAGACGGACCACGCGCTCGACCTGCCGCGCAAACTGCAGATCGACTTCTCCGGCGTGGTCCAGGCCAAGACGGATGCCGAGGGCGGCGAGGTGACCAGCGAGCAGATCTGGCGCATCTTCACCGACGAGTACCTGCCGTCGCAGAACGCCGACGAGCGCTGGGGCCGCTTCGAACTGCTCGCCACCAGCACGCGCAGCGACCTGTCGGGCGATGTCTCGCTCGACATCACGCTGCGTGACGGCGACGAGAGGTTCGAGGCATCCGGCCGCGGCAACGGGCCCGTCGCCGCCTTCCTCGAGATCATCCGCGCGCAGGGCTTCGACGTCACGCTCTACGACTACGTCGAGCACGCGCTGAGCGCCGGAGGCGACGCGCAGGCCGCCGCCTACATCGAACTGCAGGTCGACGGCGAGCGCCTCTGGGGCGTCGGCATCGACTCCGACATCTCGACCGCGTCGCTCAAGGCGATCGTGTCGGGCGTGAACCGCGCCATCCGCACGCGGCAGCGCTCCGGAGCCCTCGCGGGCGTCTGAGCGCAGACCGTCGGCGGGTGCCCGCGGGTGATCCCCGCGCGCATCCGCCGGCGCGTGGGCCCGCTCAGGGCTTGGCGATCGGGATCGCCGAGGTCTCGACCGCGACCTTGCGACGATAGAGCGCGCGCTGCTCGGGCAGCGAGATGTCGAAGATCACGGCGAGCAGGCGGATGACAGCGGTCACGGCGATGCCGATCGCCGACGCCGCGACGATGTCCAGCCCGAGCTCATGCGAGGCGGCCAGCACGAGGCATCCGGCAGCCGCGGCCACCGCGTACAGCGAGCCGACATGCATGATCGCCACCGGCAGTCCCATGATCATGTCCCGCAGGATGCCGCCGCCCACCGCCGCGCACACCCCCACGAAGACGGCGGGCACGAGGGGGAGTCCGAGCGCGAGCGCCTTGCTGGTGCCGAAGGCGCCGAACATGCCGATGACGACGGCGTCGAGGCCCACGATGAGGGCGTTGAGGCGCTGGAAGACACCGGCCAGGAGCATCCCGAACAGCGCCGCGCCGGTCGCGGTCAGCAGATACCAGTTGCTCTGCAGCGTGGTGGGGGTGACGTTCAGCAGCAGGTCGCGGATGAGACCGCCGCCCATGCCCACCACGACGCCGATGATCGCCACGCCGAGCAGGTCGAGTCGGCGCTCCCCCCGGAAGCCGGAGGCGAACAGCGCCCCCTGCACACCGCCGAGGCCGACGGCCGTGAGGTCTGCCCACAGCGGGATGATGAAGACCGGCTCGTTCACTCCTCCATTGTCGCGGCCGTCGCGCCGACGCGCGCACGCGTCGGCGGTGCACCGGCCGTGGGCTGCGCGGTGTGGTGCAGGATGGGGGCATGCCCGAGGGCGACGAGGAGAGCACGGATGCCGCGGCCCAGGCCCGCGGGCGCCTCATCAGCGCCGTCGACGTCGTGCGCGGCCGACTCACCGCCGCGGCGCTCCCGCTGGAGGGAACCGGCGTCTCCGAGGCGCGGGCGCGCCGGCACGAGGTCCTCGCGCAGATCGACGACTACCTCCTGCCCCGGCTCCGGTCGGACGGAGCTCCGCTCCTCGTCGTCGTCGGCGGGTCGACCGGCGCCGGGAAGTCGACCCTCGTCAACTCCGTGCTGGGAGCCATGCTCAGTTCCCCGGGCGTCCTGCGACCCACGACCCGGTCGCCGGTCCTCGTGCATCACCCCGCCGATGCGCCATGGTTCGCGCCCGAGCGCGTGCTTCCCACCCTGACCCGCGTCCACACCTCGGCCGTCGCCGCGGGTGAGCCGCCGGCGACCGACCGCGACGGCACCCCGGCCCCCGGCGTGCGCGCGCTCCGGCTCGCGCCGTTCGCCGGCATGCCGCCGGGGCTCGCGCTCCTGGACGCACCCGACATCGATTCCGTGGAGGTCGCCAACCGCGAGCTCGCAGCCCAGCTGCTCGCGGCGGCCGACCTCTGGCTGTTCGTCACGACGGGAGCGCGATACGCCGACGCCGTCCCGTGGGATCTGCTGGGCGCGGCCGCAGCCCGCCACGCGCAGCTCGCCCTGGTGCTGGATCGGGTCGACCCCGGCAGCGAGGCCGTCGTCGCGGATCTGCAGCGGATGATGCGCGAGCACGGCCTGGGCGACGCGCCGCTCTTCGTCATCCCTGAGGCGCGCCTCGACGAAAACGGACTCCTCCCCGAGGGGGCGGTCGCCGACGTGTCGGGCTGGCTGACCGATCTCGGCGGCAGCGCGGACGCCCGCGACGACGTGGCGCTGGCCACACGTGACGGGGTGGTGGACGATCTCGTCGAGGCCGCGCGGCGCCTCGCCGACGCGGCAGACGCCCAGGCGGCCTCCGCCGCACGCCTGCGGCAGATCGTCGAAGCGGCCTACGCCGAGGCTGCGTCGCACATCTCGGAGGCGACCACCGACGGCGCCATGCTTCGCGGCGAGGTCCTCAGCCGATGGCAGGACTTCGTGGGCGCCAGCACCGTCATGCGGTCGATGGAGCGTGGTGTGAGCCGGGCGCGTGACGCCGTCGTCTCATTCTTCCGAGGCGGAGAGCCCGACGCGCAGCCGGTCGAGCTCGCGATCGCGCACGGGCTCGAGGCCATCACGATCGACGCGATCGAGACGGCGCGGGAGCGGGTGCGCTCGGCGTGGCGCAGCGACCCCGCCGGTTCCGGCATCCTCGTCGACGCGGGTGCGACCGCGGGGGTGACGGGCGTCAGCACCGCCGAACTCCGCTCGGCGATCGGCGCGCAGATCCGCGCCTGGCAGGGTGACGTCCTCGCCATCGTGCAGGAGCAGGGCGCGGACCGGCGCGGCCTCGCCCGAGGGCTGAGCTTCGGCGTCAACGGACTGGGCGTGGCGCTCATGCTCGTCGTGTTCGGCAGCACCGGAGGCTTGACCGGGATCGAGGTGGGCGTGGCGGGCGGAACGGCCATCCTGGCCCAGAAGGTGCTGGAAGCCGTCTTCGGTGACGACGCCGTCCGGCGGCTCGCTTCCGAGGCCTCGGATCGCCTCACCCGGCGGCTGGGCTCGCTCCTGGAGGCGGACGCCTCGATCGCGTCGACCGCCGTGGCGGCGCTTGCCGTCTCGGACTCGGCGGGAGACGAACTGCGCGACGCCGCGGCCGAGCTGCAGCGGGCCGCTGCGCAGGAGCGTCTCGCGCGCGTGGCGCGATCGGCACGTGGCACGAGCCCGGCCCCGGCCCTTCGCGGGGCGCACCTTCGCGCCGTCGGAATGGCCGAGCGCGGCATTCCCTCCGATGCCGGCGACGCGGCGACCCCGGCGCCGATCCCGACGCCGGCGCAGGAGCGCAGGAGACCCGGGTTCTGGCGGCGGCTGCTCGGCGGTGAGGGCTGATGGCGCGCACGACGCTCGCGCAGCGCACTGCCGACCTCAGCACAGCGACCAGCTCCGCCGAGGGCCGGATCGCCGACGACGCCCTCGCGTCCGCACGGAGGGTGCTCCAGCGCGCGGGGGAGCGCTCGCAGCTGTCGGCGGAGCACACCGTCGTCGCCCTCGCCGGAGGGACGGGGACGGGGAAGTCGACGCTGTTCAACCTGCTCGCCGGGTCCGACCTGGCCCGGACGAGCCGGCAGCGACCGACGACGGCCTTCCCGCTCGCCGCCGTCGCCGAATCGGCTGACATCGCCGCGGGCTCCACCTCCCTCCTCGAATGGCTGGGGGTGCAGGAGCGACACGATGTCGACGTCTCGCGCGCGCGTCCGGACGGCCTGGTCCTGCTCGACCTGCCCGACCACGACTCGGTCGTCGCCGAGCATCGGCTGCGGGCCGACCGCGTGACCGAGCGCGCCGACCTGCTGGTGTGGGTGACGAACCCGCAGAAGTACGCCGACGCCGTCCTGCACTCCCGCTATCTTCTTCCTCTCGCCGGGCACGAGGACTCGGTGGTCGTCGTGCTCAACCAGCTGGACCGCCTCACTCGCGAGGAGGCGGAGGCGTGCCTCGCCGACCTCCGGCGTATCGTGCAGGCCGACGGGCTGCGCGCACAGGTCATCGGCACGTCCGCCCGTACCCGCGACGGCGTACCCCAGCTCGAGGGACTGATCGCCCGCGCCGTCGAGCGACGGGAAGCGGCCACTGCGCGGCTGGTGGCCGACGTGCGTCATGCCGCGTCGGGCCTCCTGGCCGCCCTTCCCGGCACAGCGCCCGACACGCGTGCGCTCGAGGATGCCCGCCGGAGCCTGATCGGCGCCCTCGAGCACGCGGCGGGTGTTCCGCTCGTCGTCGACGCGGTGCGCGGCTCCAGTACGCGCGACGGAATCGCCCGCACGGGCTGGCCGCCGACGCGGTGGGTGCGCACGCTTCGCGCCGACCCGCTGCGCACCCTGGGGCTGCGTCGTCCGGAGCGCCCAGGAGTCGTGCAGGCGCCCGCGAGTGCGGAACTCATCCGCTCCTCGCTGCCCACGGCCTCTCCCGCGGTGCGTGCACAGATCGCCAGTGCCGCCCGCGCCTATGTCGCCGCGGCCGCGAGCGCTCTCCCCGCGGCCGCCCGAGAACGCGTCAACGGCCGGGTCGTCGCCGCGTCGGCGGACGTCGTCGACGCCCTCGACCGCGCGGTCATCCGCACGGTCGAGGTGCGACGCCCACGATGGTGGAGTCTGGTCGACGTCGTGCAGTGGCTCCTCGTCACCGTGGCTGTGGCGGGGGGCGCGTGGCTCGGGGTGCTCGCGCTTCTGGACTACCTCCGGATGCCGACCGCGGACCTCTCGCCGACCCTCGGCGTGGGCGCTTTCGAGGTGCCATGGCCGACGTTGCTGCTCGTAGCGGGCGCGGTGGCGGGCATCCTGCTCGCCCTCGTTGCCGGCGCTGCGGTCCGTGCCGGCGCTCGCCGACGGGCGGCCCGCATCGCCGACGGACTGCGCGACAGCGTCGCGGCCGTCGCGCAGGACGAGATCTTGGGCGAGGTGGACGCGGAGCTCACCGCGCTCGCGACGGCACGCGAGGCGGCCGCTCGCGCCGCCCGGTGACGGCGCAATCGGCCCGCCGACGAACCGCAGGGCTTCAGGGGATGTGGGTGCGCACTGCGTCCAGGAAGCCCTCGACATCGTCTGCCCACAGGCGCACCGCGTCGATCTCCACGTCACCACCCGACAGTCGCGTGACCACCGGCTTCTCGAGCACGATCAGGATGTTGGTCTCGTCCGCCATCCGCAGCGCGAGGGTCCGTCCGTTCTCTTCATCGCGGATCTTCGGGGCCTTCTCCGTGACGTCGTGTGACCGTTCCACCGACGCGACGACGTCCCACGGCAGGTCGACGTCGACATCGGCGCCGACGCGCGCCCGGATGCCGTCGGGCCCGACCGCGTGCGGACGTGTCAGGTAGCTCAGCATGAGCCCGATCATCCACGTGAGTCCCCAGATCCCCAGCGCCAGCAGCGGGATGCGCAGCCACGGCCAGGGATGGACGATGAGGTCGATGATGGGGATCTCGACCGCCGAGAGGACGATGAAGACGACGAGGATCGTCATGACCGGGGAGTGGTACGAGAAAGCGGCTGCACCGCCGGGCACGCGCGGGCGGCGGAAGATCCACCGGTAGAGGCTCTTCCAGATGCCCACCTCGGCACGCCATGCGAAGCGGGCGATCTTGACCACCTGCCTACCCACCCGGGCAGGTGCACTGACCGTGGGCGAGGCAGTCATGAGGTCTCCGCCCGCTCCGCCTGGCGCGCCTCATGCTCCGCGACCAGCGTCTGCAGCCTCTGGAGGACGTGGTCGAGCACATCGGCGGCCACCGCCACCGACTCGGCGTCGAGGCCCCGGACGAGCTCGGCCCCGAGCGATTCGTGCTCGGCGGTCATCGCCGTCATGACCGACCGCCCGCGGTCGGTGAGGTCGACGAGTACCGCCCGGCGGTCCGTCGGGTGCGGCGTGCGGCGCGCGAATCCCGTGGCCTCCAGCGCGTCGACCAAGGTGGTCACATGGCGAGGCGTCACCTGCAGCGCCTCCGCCAGCTGCGCCTGCGTCGCCGGCCCGCGGTGGTGCACAACCCACAAGAGGTGGGTCTTGGACGCCGTGAGTCCGCGCCGCTCGAGTTCGCGGGTCTGATCCGCTTCCAGGACGAGGGAGAGGGCCAGGAGGGTGTCCAAGATGCGTGTTCCCGACATAGTGAACACTATACATAATGTTGACCGATCCGCTCCTTGCGCGAGCGTCCCGCGGCTCGGCGGAGGCCGACGCAGACGCCGAGCGGGGATAATCGAGGGGTGCCCACCTTCCGCGACGAAGTCGTGGTCCTGCGCACCCACAAGCTGGGGGAGGCCGACAGGATCGTGACGATGCTGAGCCGTCGGCACGGCAAGCTGCGCGCCGTCGCCAAGGGCGTGCGCCGCACCTCGTCGCGGTTCGGCGCCCGGCTGGAGCCGTTCATGGTCGCCGACGTCCAGCTGTATCAAGGCCGATCGCTGGACATCGTCCAGCAGGCGGAGTCGCTCGGCTCGTACGGCGCGGACATCGCCGCGCACTACGACCGGTACACCTCGGCACATGCGATGGTCGAGGCAGCCGACCGACTGAACGAGGCGGAGGCCACGTCCCAGCAGTACCTCCTCCTCGTCGGCGGACTCCGGGCCCTCTCGCGGGGTGAGCACGCCTCTCGCAGCGTCCTGGACTCGTACCTGCTGCGGGCGATGGCGCTCTCGGGCTGGGCGCCAGGGCTCGGCGAGTGCGCTCGGTGCGGGAGAACCGGGCCTCACGACACCTTCGTCGCCCAGCAGGGCGGCATCGTGTGCCGCGACTGTGCGCCGACCGGAGCCGCCCGGGTGGACCGCGCGACGGTGTCGCTGCTGCAGTCGCTGATGGCGGGGGAGTGGGACGCGGTGGACGCCGCGTCGCCGGGTTCGACCGCGGCCGCCTCGGGACTCATCGCGGCGTACGCCCAGTGGCACCTCGAGCGGGGCATCCGCTCGCTCTCGCACGTCTCGGCACCCCCGCAGGAAGGCACCAGGTGAGCCCGAAGCCCTACACGCACCGCGACGCGATCCCGTATCGACCGCTCGACTGGACGGGACTGCACCCGAGGGAGTATCCGCGTGGCGCCGTGCCGAATCACGTGGCGATCGTCATGGACGGGAACGGGCGCTGGGCCAATCGGCGCGGACTCACCCGGATCGAAGGCCACAAGGCCGGCGAGGCGGCGCTGCTGGACGTCGTCGCCGGCGCCATCCAGGCGGGCGTCAAGCATCTCTCGGTGTACGCCTTCTCGACGGAGAACTGGTCGCGCTCACCCGACGAGGTGCGCTTCCTGATGGGGTACAACCGCGACGTGCTGCACCGCCGGCGCGACCAGCTCAACGAGTGGGGCGTGCGCATCCAGTGGGCGGGGCGCAAGCCCCGGCTGTGGTCGAGCGTCATCAAGGAGCTGCAGTTCGCGGAGCGCCT from the Microbacterium atlanticum genome contains:
- the leuA gene encoding 2-isopropylmalate synthase, whose protein sequence is MDNTQKPSGMPIHKYRPYHEQIRVDLPDRTWPDQRITAAPRWCAVDLRDGNQALIDPMSPERKRIMFDLLVRMGYKEIEVGFPSASQTDFDFVRQLIEEDLIPDDVTIQVLTQAREHLIERTYESIAGAKQAIVHLYNSTSVLQRDVVFRTDRQGIIDIALEGARLCREFEKRIPETRVFYEYSPESYTGTELEFALEVCNQVIEIFEPTSERKVIINLPATVEMATPNVYADSIEWMSRRLAHRENVILSLHPHNDRGTAIAAAELGYMAGADRIEGCLFGNGERTGNVDLVALGINLLTQGVDPQIDFSDIDQVKRTVEYCNQLPVHERSPWAGDLVFTAFSGSHQDAIKKGFEAMEARAAAAGVTVDDIDWAVPYLPIDPKDLGRSYEAVIRVNSQSGKGGVAYLLKTDHALDLPRKLQIDFSGVVQAKTDAEGGEVTSEQIWRIFTDEYLPSQNADERWGRFELLATSTRSDLSGDVSLDITLRDGDERFEASGRGNGPVAAFLEIIRAQGFDVTLYDYVEHALSAGGDAQAAAYIELQVDGERLWGVGIDSDISTASLKAIVSGVNRAIRTRQRSGALAGV
- a CDS encoding trimeric intracellular cation channel family protein — its product is MNEPVFIIPLWADLTAVGLGGVQGALFASGFRGERRLDLLGVAIIGVVVGMGGGLIRDLLLNVTPTTLQSNWYLLTATGAALFGMLLAGVFQRLNALIVGLDAVVIGMFGAFGTSKALALGLPLVPAVFVGVCAAVGGGILRDMIMGLPVAIMHVGSLYAVAAAAGCLVLAASHELGLDIVAASAIGIAVTAVIRLLAVIFDISLPEQRALYRRKVAVETSAIPIAKP
- a CDS encoding dynamin family protein translates to MPEGDEESTDAAAQARGRLISAVDVVRGRLTAAALPLEGTGVSEARARRHEVLAQIDDYLLPRLRSDGAPLLVVVGGSTGAGKSTLVNSVLGAMLSSPGVLRPTTRSPVLVHHPADAPWFAPERVLPTLTRVHTSAVAAGEPPATDRDGTPAPGVRALRLAPFAGMPPGLALLDAPDIDSVEVANRELAAQLLAAADLWLFVTTGARYADAVPWDLLGAAAARHAQLALVLDRVDPGSEAVVADLQRMMREHGLGDAPLFVIPEARLDENGLLPEGAVADVSGWLTDLGGSADARDDVALATRDGVVDDLVEAARRLADAADAQAASAARLRQIVEAAYAEAASHISEATTDGAMLRGEVLSRWQDFVGASTVMRSMERGVSRARDAVVSFFRGGEPDAQPVELAIAHGLEAITIDAIETARERVRSAWRSDPAGSGILVDAGATAGVTGVSTAELRSAIGAQIRAWQGDVLAIVQEQGADRRGLARGLSFGVNGLGVALMLVVFGSTGGLTGIEVGVAGGTAILAQKVLEAVFGDDAVRRLASEASDRLTRRLGSLLEADASIASTAVAALAVSDSAGDELRDAAAELQRAAAQERLARVARSARGTSPAPALRGAHLRAVGMAERGIPSDAGDAATPAPIPTPAQERRRPGFWRRLLGGEG
- a CDS encoding GTPase family protein, which translates into the protein MARTTLAQRTADLSTATSSAEGRIADDALASARRVLQRAGERSQLSAEHTVVALAGGTGTGKSTLFNLLAGSDLARTSRQRPTTAFPLAAVAESADIAAGSTSLLEWLGVQERHDVDVSRARPDGLVLLDLPDHDSVVAEHRLRADRVTERADLLVWVTNPQKYADAVLHSRYLLPLAGHEDSVVVVLNQLDRLTREEAEACLADLRRIVQADGLRAQVIGTSARTRDGVPQLEGLIARAVERREAATARLVADVRHAASGLLAALPGTAPDTRALEDARRSLIGALEHAAGVPLVVDAVRGSSTRDGIARTGWPPTRWVRTLRADPLRTLGLRRPERPGVVQAPASAELIRSSLPTASPAVRAQIASAARAYVAAAASALPAAARERVNGRVVAASADVVDALDRAVIRTVEVRRPRWWSLVDVVQWLLVTVAVAGGAWLGVLALLDYLRMPTADLSPTLGVGAFEVPWPTLLLVAGAVAGILLALVAGAAVRAGARRRAARIADGLRDSVAAVAQDEILGEVDAELTALATAREAAARAAR
- a CDS encoding MarR family winged helix-turn-helix transcriptional regulator: MSGTRILDTLLALSLVLEADQTRELERRGLTASKTHLLWVVHHRGPATQAQLAEALQVTPRHVTTLVDALEATGFARRTPHPTDRRAVLVDLTDRGRSVMTAMTAEHESLGAELVRGLDAESVAVAADVLDHVLQRLQTLVAEHEARQAERAETS
- the recO gene encoding DNA repair protein RecO — protein: MPTFRDEVVVLRTHKLGEADRIVTMLSRRHGKLRAVAKGVRRTSSRFGARLEPFMVADVQLYQGRSLDIVQQAESLGSYGADIAAHYDRYTSAHAMVEAADRLNEAEATSQQYLLLVGGLRALSRGEHASRSVLDSYLLRAMALSGWAPGLGECARCGRTGPHDTFVAQQGGIVCRDCAPTGAARVDRATVSLLQSLMAGEWDAVDAASPGSTAAASGLIAAYAQWHLERGIRSLSHVSAPPQEGTR
- a CDS encoding isoprenyl transferase — its product is MSPKPYTHRDAIPYRPLDWTGLHPREYPRGAVPNHVAIVMDGNGRWANRRGLTRIEGHKAGEAALLDVVAGAIQAGVKHLSVYAFSTENWSRSPDEVRFLMGYNRDVLHRRRDQLNEWGVRIQWAGRKPRLWSSVIKELQFAERLTAANDVLTLTMCVNYGGRIELVDAMRSIAEDVAAGRLRPSAVSEKLIQRRLYRPDMPDVDLFLRSSGEQRTSNFLLWESAYAEFVFLDTLWPDFTRADLWHGIDMYLARDRRFGGAVDAPDTATS